Proteins found in one Labrenzia sp. VG12 genomic segment:
- a CDS encoding porin — MKRFAVFGTIAGLMAAASPAQAADLPVAPEPIDYVRICDAYGARFYYIPGTETCLRVGGRVRFDARFRNFGKAENAWGDRDTDGLQLRSRGYLYLDARTATEFGTLRSFIELYGTVTGATTSFTLDKAYIQWGGLLAGRSGSNFDFFTGYSFNAQIESYSDRKTNQAAYTFAFGNGFNATLAVEDQSGRETSLGLNGGTVGYGGTRMPDFVAAFGLTQGWGSAQVMGAIHQVYPNATYNGVTGGSEDELGWALGGGVQVKFGGLANGGSVALQAVYTDGASGYGSTGWNSRITDAVWDGNSTETTRTLNIFGGLNLGVTDTIDVNVEGGYHNVDGGTSAYDFTQWDASANVVWEPVSGFIMGPEVQYRNLDFSRASGLSDTYELYGTFRMQRTF; from the coding sequence ATGAAACGTTTTGCTGTTTTTGGGACCATTGCCGGCCTGATGGCCGCTGCCAGTCCGGCTCAGGCCGCCGACCTGCCGGTCGCGCCGGAGCCGATCGACTATGTCCGGATTTGTGACGCCTACGGCGCCCGTTTCTACTACATCCCGGGCACTGAAACCTGCTTGCGTGTCGGCGGCCGTGTCCGCTTCGACGCAAGGTTCCGAAATTTCGGCAAGGCCGAAAATGCCTGGGGCGACCGCGACACGGATGGCTTGCAGTTGCGGTCCCGCGGCTACCTCTATCTCGATGCCCGCACGGCAACCGAATTCGGAACGCTGCGGTCGTTTATCGAACTTTACGGCACGGTGACCGGCGCAACGACCTCCTTCACGCTGGACAAGGCCTATATTCAGTGGGGTGGGTTGCTTGCTGGGCGAAGCGGCTCGAATTTCGATTTCTTCACCGGTTATTCCTTCAACGCACAGATCGAGAGCTACAGCGACCGGAAGACCAACCAGGCCGCTTACACCTTTGCGTTTGGCAACGGCTTCAATGCAACACTTGCCGTAGAAGACCAATCGGGCCGGGAGACCAGTCTCGGCCTGAACGGCGGAACGGTCGGCTACGGCGGCACGCGCATGCCGGACTTTGTCGCGGCCTTTGGCCTGACGCAGGGCTGGGGTTCGGCACAGGTCATGGGGGCCATCCATCAGGTCTACCCGAACGCCACCTATAACGGCGTCACCGGGGGCAGTGAAGATGAACTCGGCTGGGCCTTGGGCGGTGGCGTCCAAGTCAAATTCGGCGGTCTTGCCAATGGCGGCAGCGTGGCTCTGCAGGCCGTTTATACGGATGGCGCCAGCGGTTACGGCTCGACCGGCTGGAACAGCCGGATCACCGATGCCGTCTGGGACGGCAACAGCACCGAAACCACAAGGACCCTGAACATTTTCGGTGGTCTCAATCTCGGCGTCACCGACACGATCGACGTCAACGTGGAAGGCGGTTATCACAATGTGGATGGTGGCACGAGCGCTTACGACTTTACCCAGTGGGATGCATCGGCGAACGTGGTCTGGGAACCCGTTTCAGGCTTTATCATGGGCCCCGAAGTTCAGTACCGCAATCTGGACTTCAGCCGCGCCTCCGGCCTGAGCGACACTTATGAGCTTTATGGCACGTTCCGCATGCAACGGACTTTCTGA
- a CDS encoding nucleoside deaminase, whose protein sequence is MSISAPDHHKTSYMDLALEEAERAAERGEVPVGAVLVRDGVVLARDGNRTLELNDPTAHAEIQVIRAACSMRGSQRLPDCDLYVTLEPCPMCAAAISFARIRRLYFGAGDEKGGAVENGTRFFSQPTCHHAPDVYSGIGENRAARLLKAFFQSRR, encoded by the coding sequence ATGAGCATATCTGCACCTGACCATCACAAGACCTCCTACATGGACCTTGCTCTGGAAGAAGCCGAAAGGGCTGCGGAGCGCGGAGAGGTTCCGGTTGGTGCGGTTCTGGTCCGGGATGGCGTTGTTCTTGCGCGAGACGGCAATCGAACGCTTGAGCTCAACGACCCGACCGCGCATGCGGAAATCCAGGTCATTCGGGCCGCGTGTTCAATGCGCGGGTCTCAGCGACTTCCCGACTGCGACCTCTATGTAACCCTGGAACCCTGCCCGATGTGCGCAGCGGCAATCTCCTTCGCCCGCATCCGGCGGCTTTACTTCGGAGCCGGAGACGAAAAGGGCGGCGCGGTCGAAAACGGGACGCGTTTTTTCAGCCAGCCGACGTGTCATCATGCACCGGACGTCTATTCGGGCATCGGCGAAAATCGCGCAGCAAGATTGCTCAAGGCCTTTTTCCAGTCGCGTCGTTAA
- a CDS encoding pseudouridine synthase, with translation MTTRKSSERSGRGNGPGRDKRAPGKRRPASGAAYNADDRKSGPRKTGFKKPGPKTSGPKPAAVRAQEGTDERGERIAKVMARAGLCSRREAETWIENGRVQLNGKLLTTPAVTVTAEDKVLVDGEPLPMRERTRLWLYHKPRGLVTTNKDPEGRPTVFDRLPDDLPRVLTVGRLDINTEGLLLLTNDGGLARVLELPATGWLRRYRVRAFGKVTQADLDGLKDGVAIDGVLYGAIEATLDKEQGDNVWMTVGLREGKNREVKRVLEHLGLAVNRLIRLSYGPFQLMDLPENDVREIRGRVLRDQLGETLAEEAGADFDAPIFHTPKQEPEKKSGGAKRGGRAGERREGTQGKWLTAREGQSETDRRKAAKAERSERKQDRSKGPSQGPRKNSGPRQEKVSPRSRFRMTSEPRPRKDFGEEQRTPPPRRIWSEDGLVDDKQQETRTGRDKRDRNGPPKGGRGPRDGGDRS, from the coding sequence ATGACGACAAGAAAATCTTCAGAACGCTCCGGCCGCGGCAACGGTCCGGGACGCGACAAGCGTGCTCCGGGCAAGCGCCGGCCCGCTTCAGGTGCCGCCTATAACGCAGACGACAGGAAGTCCGGTCCCAGGAAGACGGGTTTCAAGAAGCCGGGGCCGAAAACCTCCGGACCGAAGCCCGCGGCTGTGCGGGCTCAGGAAGGCACTGACGAACGCGGTGAGCGTATTGCCAAGGTGATGGCACGGGCAGGGCTTTGCTCCCGCCGTGAGGCCGAAACCTGGATCGAGAACGGCCGCGTCCAGCTGAATGGCAAGCTGTTGACCACACCGGCCGTGACCGTGACGGCTGAGGACAAGGTTCTGGTCGACGGCGAGCCGCTGCCGATGCGTGAGCGCACGCGCCTGTGGCTCTATCACAAGCCCCGTGGCCTGGTGACCACCAACAAGGACCCGGAAGGCCGTCCGACCGTGTTCGACCGCTTGCCGGACGACCTGCCGCGCGTGCTGACCGTCGGCCGGCTCGACATCAACACCGAAGGCCTGCTTCTTCTGACCAATGACGGCGGCCTCGCCCGCGTTCTGGAACTGCCTGCAACAGGCTGGCTGCGCCGCTACCGCGTGCGCGCCTTCGGCAAGGTGACCCAGGCGGATCTCGATGGCCTGAAGGATGGGGTTGCCATTGATGGTGTGCTCTACGGGGCCATCGAGGCCACCCTCGACAAGGAACAGGGCGACAATGTCTGGATGACGGTCGGCCTGCGCGAAGGCAAGAACCGCGAAGTCAAGCGGGTGCTGGAGCATCTGGGCCTGGCGGTAAACCGCCTGATCCGGCTCTCCTATGGGCCTTTCCAGTTGATGGACCTGCCGGAAAACGATGTCCGCGAGATCCGCGGCCGGGTGCTGCGTGACCAGTTGGGTGAAACCCTTGCCGAAGAGGCCGGAGCGGATTTCGATGCCCCGATCTTTCATACGCCGAAGCAGGAGCCGGAGAAGAAATCCGGCGGCGCCAAGCGTGGCGGCCGGGCCGGTGAGCGCCGCGAAGGGACACAGGGCAAGTGGCTGACCGCGCGGGAAGGCCAGAGCGAAACCGACCGGCGCAAGGCAGCCAAGGCCGAGCGCTCCGAACGCAAGCAGGACCGGAGCAAGGGACCTTCGCAAGGCCCTCGCAAGAACAGCGGTCCGCGCCAGGAAAAGGTCTCGCCGCGTTCCCGATTTCGCATGACGTCCGAGCCGAGGCCGCGCAAGGATTTTGGTGAGGAACAGCGGACGCCGCCCCCGCGCCGGATCTGGAGCGAGGACGGGCTTGTCGATGACAAGCAGCAGGAGACACGCACCGGGCGCGACAAACGTGATCGGAACGGCCCACCCAAGGGTGGTCGCGGCCCGCGTGACGGTGGAGACCGTTCGTGA
- the rsmD gene encoding 16S rRNA (guanine(966)-N(2))-methyltransferase RsmD, giving the protein MRIVAGRFKGTALAAPRSQGTRPTSDRLRETIFNILAHGLETDLDGARVLDLFAGTGALGFEAISRGANHCTFIEEGAEARGVIRRNMETLGLNGAAKIFRRDATRLGATGTIAPFDIVFADPPYDKGLGEKALVSAGAGGWLKPGAVCVLEERSSADIDQPDGFELLDRRQAGDSQVLFLRYMG; this is encoded by the coding sequence GTGAGGATCGTTGCCGGGCGCTTCAAGGGCACGGCGCTGGCAGCGCCAAGGTCCCAGGGCACCCGGCCAACCAGCGATCGTCTTCGCGAAACCATTTTCAACATTCTGGCGCACGGCCTTGAGACGGATCTGGACGGTGCCCGGGTTCTGGACCTCTTCGCCGGTACGGGCGCGCTCGGTTTTGAGGCGATCAGCCGTGGTGCGAACCATTGCACATTCATTGAAGAAGGTGCGGAAGCACGCGGCGTGATCCGCCGCAACATGGAAACGCTCGGCCTGAACGGCGCGGCGAAAATCTTTCGACGGGATGCCACCCGTCTCGGCGCAACAGGCACCATCGCACCCTTTGATATCGTTTTTGCCGATCCGCCCTATGACAAGGGGCTCGGTGAAAAAGCGCTTGTCTCCGCGGGCGCGGGCGGCTGGCTCAAACCCGGAGCTGTCTGTGTTCTGGAAGAAAGGTCTTCTGCCGACATAGACCAGCCCGACGGTTTTGAACTCCTCGACCGGCGTCAGGCCGGTGACAGCCAGGTGCTGTTCCTCCGCTATATGGGCTGA
- a CDS encoding MBL fold metallo-hydrolase: MTVGSAALSLLAATLVPAHAICQLVAKAPYIQAPAGEARVWKASIAEGNVQIRYIGHSTFELETPKGVRIATDYNDIHRPFLPPTVVTMNGAHSTHYSLNPDPNIEHLLYGWNPKGGPMDHDLTVGDVRIRNIQTNIRGWDGENRRLGNSIFIFEVADLCMAHLGHLHHRLTKEDLTRLGQIDVVFAAIDNSSTLRLDSLMDVLANIGPAMIIPMHFHFAGALPAFTKRSEEAGYDIVQAPASSVTVSRSTLPAKTTVYIMMPGGA; this comes from the coding sequence ATGACCGTTGGCTCGGCAGCCCTCTCACTGCTAGCTGCAACGCTGGTCCCGGCCCATGCGATTTGCCAGCTGGTCGCCAAGGCTCCCTATATTCAAGCACCTGCCGGGGAAGCCCGCGTCTGGAAAGCTTCCATTGCGGAGGGGAACGTCCAGATCCGGTATATCGGACATTCAACCTTTGAACTCGAGACGCCCAAGGGCGTGCGGATCGCAACGGATTACAACGACATCCATCGCCCGTTCCTGCCGCCAACCGTTGTGACCATGAACGGTGCACACAGCACACACTATTCCCTGAACCCGGATCCGAATATCGAACATCTGCTTTATGGCTGGAACCCGAAAGGCGGCCCCATGGATCACGACCTGACGGTCGGTGACGTGCGGATCCGCAACATCCAGACCAACATTCGGGGCTGGGACGGCGAAAACCGGCGCCTGGGAAATTCCATCTTCATCTTTGAAGTTGCGGATTTATGCATGGCCCATCTCGGCCACCTGCATCACCGGCTGACAAAGGAAGATCTCACACGGCTCGGTCAGATCGATGTGGTGTTCGCAGCCATCGACAATTCCTCGACCTTGCGGCTCGACAGCCTGATGGATGTGCTGGCCAATATCGGTCCGGCCATGATCATCCCGATGCATTTCCATTTCGCAGGTGCGCTGCCGGCCTTCACGAAGCGGTCCGAGGAAGCGGGATACGACATTGTGCAAGCCCCGGCGTCATCGGTCACCGTCAGCCGTTCGACCCTGCCCGCCAAGACAACTGTTTACATCATGATGCCCGGCGGCGCCTGA
- a CDS encoding patatin-like phospholipase family protein, with translation MLTSSPSPRIGLALGGGGARGLAHIPVLEAFDDLGLRPARIAGTSIGAIMGAVYGNGHSGEEIRDITRALFADRNSVLSRLWQLRPKRFSDVFRSTPVQFDPQRVLDVFIGDYLSERFEDIDIPLRMHATDFYGCEEVVFDSGPILPALAASIAMPAVFRPVQHQGRFLVDGGIVNPLPFDGLRADCDIVIAVDVVGAPVPRDDKDDVAILDSLFGSSQILMQTITKQKLKMEQPDILIHPPHDPIRVLDFMKAESILARAESLRAVTREHLTKLTKESMEVT, from the coding sequence ATGCTCACCTCCTCCCCTTCTCCTCGCATCGGTCTTGCTCTTGGCGGCGGCGGCGCCCGTGGGCTCGCCCATATCCCGGTTCTGGAGGCCTTTGACGATCTCGGCCTGAGACCGGCGCGCATCGCCGGCACGTCCATCGGCGCCATCATGGGAGCGGTCTATGGCAATGGGCACAGCGGTGAGGAAATCCGCGACATAACAAGAGCCCTGTTTGCAGACCGAAACAGCGTTCTGTCCCGCCTCTGGCAACTCCGGCCGAAGCGCTTCAGCGACGTCTTCCGGTCCACGCCGGTCCAGTTCGACCCGCAGCGTGTCCTGGACGTGTTCATCGGCGACTATCTGTCGGAACGGTTCGAAGACATAGATATTCCACTGCGCATGCATGCCACGGACTTTTATGGCTGTGAGGAAGTTGTCTTCGACAGCGGACCGATTCTTCCAGCTCTCGCCGCTTCCATTGCAATGCCTGCAGTTTTCCGTCCGGTGCAGCACCAGGGCCGCTTCCTGGTCGATGGCGGCATCGTCAATCCACTGCCCTTTGACGGCCTGCGCGCGGATTGTGACATCGTGATCGCGGTTGATGTGGTCGGCGCACCTGTCCCCAGGGACGACAAGGATGACGTTGCCATTCTGGACTCGCTTTTTGGCTCGTCGCAGATCCTGATGCAGACGATCACCAAGCAAAAACTCAAGATGGAACAACCGGATATTCTGATTCATCCGCCGCATGACCCGATCCGGGTGCTGGATTTCATGAAAGCGGAGAGCATTCTCGCGCGGGCGGAGTCCCTGAGAGCAGTAACACGGGAACATCTGACAAAACTGACAAAAGAGTCAATGGAAGTTACTTGA